A DNA window from Streptomyces canus contains the following coding sequences:
- the cydB gene encoding cytochrome d ubiquinol oxidase subunit II, which yields MELHDVWFVLIAVLWTGYFFLEGFDFGVGVLTKLLARDRAEKRVLINTIGPVWDGNEVWLLTAGGATFAAFPDWYATLFSGFYLPLLVILVCLIVRGVAFEYRAKRPEENWQRNWETAIFWTSLIPAFLWGVAFGNIVHGVKIDQHFEYVGTLWDLLNPYALLGGLVTLTLFTFHGTVFTALKTIGEIRERARKLATRVGLVSAALALIFLLWTQVDSGDAKSLVALVVAVAALVAALVANQAGREGWSFALSGVTIVAAVAMLFLTLFPNVMPSSLNADWSLTVTNASSSPYTLKIMTWCAGVATPLVMLYQGWTYWVFRKRIGTQHIAEAAH from the coding sequence ATGGAACTTCACGACGTCTGGTTTGTGCTCATCGCCGTCCTGTGGACCGGCTACTTCTTCCTGGAGGGCTTCGACTTCGGGGTCGGTGTCCTGACCAAGCTGCTCGCCCGCGACCGGGCCGAGAAGCGTGTCCTGATCAACACCATCGGTCCCGTCTGGGACGGCAACGAGGTGTGGCTGCTGACGGCGGGCGGCGCGACCTTCGCCGCCTTCCCCGACTGGTACGCCACGCTCTTCTCCGGCTTCTATCTGCCGCTGCTGGTCATCCTGGTCTGCCTGATCGTTCGGGGTGTCGCCTTCGAGTACCGGGCCAAGCGGCCCGAGGAGAACTGGCAGCGCAACTGGGAGACCGCGATCTTCTGGACCTCACTCATCCCGGCGTTTCTGTGGGGCGTGGCCTTCGGCAACATCGTCCACGGGGTGAAGATCGACCAGCACTTCGAGTACGTCGGCACCCTCTGGGACCTGCTCAATCCGTATGCCCTGCTCGGCGGTCTGGTGACGCTGACGCTGTTCACCTTCCACGGAACGGTCTTCACGGCCCTGAAAACCATCGGGGAGATCCGGGAGCGGGCGCGGAAGCTGGCGACCCGGGTGGGCCTCGTCTCGGCCGCGCTGGCGCTGATCTTCCTGCTCTGGACGCAGGTCGACAGCGGCGACGCCAAGAGCCTGGTCGCGCTGGTGGTCGCCGTGGCCGCACTGGTCGCCGCCCTGGTGGCCAACCAGGCCGGGCGTGAGGGCTGGTCGTTCGCCCTGTCGGGCGTCACCATCGTGGCCGCCGTGGCGATGCTCTTCTTGACGCTCTTCCCGAACGTCATGCCCTCCTCGCTCAACGCGGACTGGAGCCTGACGGTCACCAACGCCTCGTCGAGCCCGTACACGCTGAAGATCATGACCTGGTGCGCGGGGGTCGCCACACCGCTCGTCATGCTCTACCAGGGCTGGACCTACTGGGTGTTCCGTAAGCGGATCGGTACGCAACACATCGCCGAAGCCGCGCACTGA
- a CDS encoding cytochrome ubiquinol oxidase subunit I, giving the protein MDLALAPETLARWQFGITTVYHFLFVPLTISLAALTAGLQTAWVRTENEKYLRATKFWGKLFLINIAMGVVTGIVQEFQFGMNWSDYSRFVGDVFGAPLAFEALIAFFFESTFIGLWIFGWDKLPKKIHLACIWMVSIGTILSAYFILAANSWMQHPVGYRINKEKGRAELTDFWAVLTQNTALTQVFHTMSAAFLTGGAFMVGIAAFHLFRKKHIAVMKTSLRLGLVTVVIAGMLTAISGDTLGKVMFKQQPMKMAAAEALWDGQDSAPFSIFAYGDVEKGHNTVAIEIPGLLSFLADDDFTSFVPGINDVNKAEQQKYGPGDYRPNIPVTFWAFRWMIGFGMASFAIGLAGLWLTRKKFMLPQHLRVGEDEVPHLVLFKNKALSPKLGRLYWLVAIWTLGFPLIANSWGWIFTEMGRQPWVVYGVLQTRHAVSPGVSQAEVLISMLVFTALYAILAVVEVKLLVKYVKAGPPELTEADLNPPTKIGGDTRDADKPMAFSY; this is encoded by the coding sequence GTGGACCTGGCTCTGGCGCCGGAGACCCTGGCGCGCTGGCAGTTCGGCATCACCACCGTCTACCACTTCCTGTTCGTCCCCCTGACGATCTCCCTGGCCGCCCTCACGGCAGGCCTGCAGACGGCCTGGGTGCGCACGGAGAACGAGAAGTACCTCAGGGCCACCAAGTTCTGGGGCAAGCTCTTCCTGATCAACATCGCGATGGGTGTGGTCACCGGCATCGTGCAGGAGTTCCAGTTCGGCATGAACTGGTCCGACTACTCGCGCTTCGTCGGCGATGTCTTCGGCGCCCCCCTCGCCTTCGAGGCCCTGATCGCCTTCTTCTTCGAGTCCACCTTCATCGGCCTGTGGATCTTCGGCTGGGACAAGCTGCCCAAGAAGATCCACCTGGCCTGCATATGGATGGTCTCGATCGGCACGATCCTGTCGGCGTACTTCATCCTCGCGGCCAACTCGTGGATGCAGCACCCCGTCGGCTACCGGATCAACAAGGAAAAGGGCCGGGCCGAACTCACCGACTTCTGGGCCGTGCTGACCCAGAACACCGCGCTCACCCAGGTCTTCCACACGATGTCGGCCGCCTTCCTGACCGGTGGCGCCTTCATGGTCGGGATCGCGGCCTTCCACCTGTTCCGCAAGAAGCACATCGCGGTGATGAAGACTTCGCTGCGTCTCGGCCTGGTCACCGTGGTCATCGCCGGCATGCTCACCGCGATCAGCGGTGACACCCTCGGCAAGGTCATGTTCAAGCAGCAGCCGATGAAGATGGCGGCCGCCGAGGCCCTGTGGGACGGCCAGGACTCCGCACCCTTCTCGATCTTCGCCTACGGCGACGTGGAGAAGGGCCACAACACCGTGGCCATCGAGATCCCTGGCCTGCTGTCCTTCCTCGCCGACGACGACTTCACCTCGTTCGTCCCGGGCATCAACGACGTCAACAAGGCCGAGCAGCAGAAGTACGGGCCCGGCGACTACCGGCCCAACATCCCCGTCACCTTCTGGGCCTTCCGCTGGATGATCGGCTTCGGGATGGCGTCCTTCGCCATCGGCCTCGCCGGACTCTGGCTGACCCGCAAGAAATTCATGCTGCCGCAGCACCTGCGCGTCGGCGAGGACGAGGTTCCGCATCTGGTCCTCTTCAAGAACAAGGCCCTCAGCCCCAAGCTCGGCAGGCTCTACTGGCTCGTGGCGATCTGGACCCTTGGTTTCCCTCTGATCGCCAACTCCTGGGGCTGGATCTTCACCGAGATGGGCCGCCAGCCGTGGGTCGTCTACGGCGTCCTGCAGACCCGGCACGCGGTCTCCCCCGGCGTCTCCCAGGCCGAGGTCCTCATCTCGATGCTCGTCTTCACGGCTCTCTACGCCATCCTCGCCGTCGTCGAGGTCAAGCTGCTCGTGAAGTACGTCAAGGCCGGCCCGCCCGAACTCACCGAGGCCGACCTCAACCCGCCCACGAAGATCGGCGGCGACACCCGTGACGCCGACAAGCCGATGGCCTTCTCGTACTAG
- a CDS encoding Cof-type HAD-IIB family hydrolase → MRENERVTSATRQPETPAADIPPRLIATDLDGTLLRDDKSVSPRTVAALAAAEEAGIEVFFVTGRPARWMDVVSDHVHGHGLAICGNGAAVVDLHGGPGAHRFVKVRELARENALDAVGLLREAAPGTVYAVEQTYGFYQEPDYPKLHMEIPDNLAPAEELLAEDGPGAAEPVLKILAYHPSIDPDAFLTLSRLAIGDRANVTRSSPSALLEISGPGVSKASTLALCCAERGISHEEVVAFGDMPNDVEMLTWAGQSYAMGNAHPDVIAAASGRTVANNDDGVAVVIERMLERL, encoded by the coding sequence ATGCGGGAGAATGAGCGGGTGACCTCAGCTACTCGACAGCCCGAGACCCCGGCCGCCGACATACCTCCGCGCCTGATTGCCACCGACCTTGACGGCACTCTGCTGCGCGACGACAAGTCGGTGTCCCCACGCACGGTCGCGGCTCTCGCCGCCGCCGAGGAGGCGGGCATCGAGGTCTTCTTCGTCACCGGCCGCCCGGCCCGCTGGATGGACGTCGTCAGCGACCACGTCCACGGCCACGGCCTCGCCATCTGCGGCAACGGCGCCGCAGTGGTCGACCTGCACGGTGGCCCCGGCGCCCACCGGTTCGTGAAGGTGCGCGAGCTGGCCCGGGAGAACGCGTTGGACGCCGTAGGGCTGCTGAGGGAGGCGGCGCCCGGCACGGTGTACGCGGTGGAGCAGACGTACGGCTTCTACCAGGAGCCGGACTATCCCAAGCTGCACATGGAGATCCCCGACAACCTCGCCCCGGCCGAGGAACTGCTGGCCGAGGACGGTCCCGGTGCCGCCGAACCGGTGCTGAAGATCCTCGCCTACCACCCCTCGATCGACCCGGACGCCTTCCTCACCCTCTCGCGCCTCGCCATCGGGGACCGCGCCAACGTCACCCGGTCCAGCCCCAGCGCCCTGCTGGAGATCAGCGGACCCGGCGTCTCCAAGGCCAGCACGCTCGCCCTGTGCTGCGCCGAGCGCGGAATCTCGCACGAGGAGGTCGTCGCGTTCGGGGACATGCCCAACGACGTCGAGATGCTCACCTGGGCCGGGCAGTCGTACGCGATGGGCAACGCCCACCCGGACGTGATCGCCGCGGCCTCGGGCCGGACCGTCGCCAACAACGACGACGGAGTGGCCGTCGTGATCGAGCGGATGCTGGAACGGCTGTAG
- a CDS encoding metallophosphoesterase, which produces MTQGAGQGPEVERTAVLRDFRVPAYVNETGPYGHSTHPGDVVPADEEAYPEGYTPTEQDLPVIHHGDELQAAVDPAARTVDGPGPLFVVGDVHGYLDELTSALQEKGLVDAAGNWCAGTARLWFLGDFTDRGPDGIGVIDLVMRLSAEAAAAGGYCKALMGNHELLLLGAKRFGDTPVNSGAGTATFQAAWLLNGGQKTDMDRLQDHHLQWMARLDAVEEVDGHLLVHSDTTAYLDYGDSIEAVNDTVRETLTRNDADEVWDLFRKLTKRFSFRDEGGADHVRSLLDTYGGTRIVHGHSPIPYLLGEVGSEDDEDESGPVVEGPHVYADGLAIAMDGGVTMAGKLLVQQLPLDI; this is translated from the coding sequence ATGACTCAGGGGGCCGGTCAGGGACCCGAGGTGGAGCGCACGGCGGTGCTGCGCGACTTCCGGGTACCCGCGTACGTCAACGAGACCGGTCCGTACGGCCACAGCACGCACCCCGGCGACGTCGTCCCGGCCGACGAGGAGGCCTACCCGGAGGGGTACACCCCCACCGAGCAGGACCTGCCCGTCATCCACCACGGTGACGAGCTCCAGGCGGCCGTCGACCCCGCGGCACGAACGGTGGACGGTCCCGGTCCGCTGTTCGTCGTCGGCGATGTCCACGGCTACCTCGACGAACTGACGTCCGCGCTCCAGGAGAAGGGCCTCGTCGACGCGGCCGGCAACTGGTGCGCGGGCACCGCCCGGCTGTGGTTCCTCGGCGACTTCACCGACCGTGGGCCCGACGGCATCGGCGTCATCGACCTCGTGATGCGGCTGTCCGCGGAGGCCGCCGCGGCCGGCGGCTACTGCAAGGCCCTCATGGGCAACCACGAACTGCTGCTCCTCGGCGCCAAGCGGTTCGGCGACACCCCCGTCAACTCCGGCGCGGGCACCGCCACCTTCCAGGCGGCCTGGCTGCTCAACGGCGGACAGAAGACCGACATGGACCGCCTCCAGGACCACCATCTGCAGTGGATGGCACGACTGGACGCCGTCGAGGAGGTCGACGGACATCTGCTCGTCCACTCCGACACCACCGCCTATCTCGACTACGGCGACTCGATCGAGGCGGTCAACGACACCGTCCGCGAGACCCTCACGCGCAACGACGCGGACGAGGTGTGGGATCTGTTCCGCAAGTTGACCAAGCGCTTCTCCTTCCGCGACGAGGGCGGCGCCGACCATGTGCGCTCGCTGCTCGATACGTACGGCGGCACCCGCATCGTTCACGGCCACAGCCCGATCCCCTATCTGCTCGGCGAAGTGGGTTCCGAGGACGACGAGGACGAATCCGGGCCGGTCGTCGAGGGACCGCACGTCTACGCCGACGGACTGGCCATCGCGATGGACGGTGGGGTGACCATGGCCGGAAAACTGCTGGTCCAGCAACTGCCCCTGGATATCTGA
- the cydD gene encoding thiol reductant ABC exporter subunit CydD, which yields MKPIDPRLLRYARATGLFLVAVVGLGGLGALLVIAQAMLVAEVVVGAFQHGLAVTELRIPLLLLAAVAVGRGLVSWLTELAAHRASAAVKSELRGRLLERATTLGPGWLSGQRTGSLVALATRGVDALDDYFSRYLPQLGLAVVVPVAVLARIVTEDWVSAAIIVGTLPLIPVFMVLIGWATQSRMDRQWRLLSRLSGHFLDVVAGLPTLKVFGRAKAQAESIRRITGEYRQATMRTLRIAFISSFALELLSTLSVALVAVTIGMRLVHGEMNLYDGLVILILAPEAYLPLRQVGAQYHAAAEGLAAAEEIFSVLETPVPTSGAAAVPAGALAFEQVTVTYPGRSDDAVADVSFQVAPGETVALVGPSGAGKSTLLNVLLGFVRPTEGRVRIGGADLAEVDLAEWRSRIAWVPQRPQLFAGTIGENVRLARPDADEAAVRRALGDAGALEFIDALPLGADTVLGEDGAGLSAGQRQRLALARAFLADRPVLLLDEPTAALDGATEAEVVAAVRRLAAGRTVLLVVHRPALLGVADRVVWLAEPAVPAPVEAMARVSAARTVEDSSPASAEPGTTEPPTQARSVLSRVRAMSGPRRGRLALALLLGSLALGSAVGLMATSGWLISRASQQPPVLYLMVAVTATRAFGIGRAVFRYAERLVSHDAVLRMLADTRVAVYRRLERLAPAGLRTARRGDLLSRLVSDVDALQDYWLRWLLPAGAALVVSTASVGFTAWLLPEAGAALAVGLLAAGVGVPLITGAVARRAERRLAPARGELATRVTDLLTGTAELTVAGALPARTAEARRADGVLTRIASRAATATALGDGLTALICGLTVTATALVGAQAVASGRLGGVAMAVVVLTPLAAFEAVLGLPLAVQYRQRVRRSAERVYEVLDAPEPVREPEAARQAPASPFPVVLKGLTTRHEGQDRDALTGLDLSLVEGRRIAVVGASGSGKTTLAQVLLRFLDADAGAYTLGGVDAYRLRSDDVRRLVGLCAQDAHLFDSSVRENLLLAKKDATEDDLRDALKRARLLDWAESLPDGFDTLVGEHGAWLSGGQRQRLALARALLADFPVLVLDEPAEHLDLPTADALTADLLAATEGRTTLLITHRLAGLESVDEVVVLDEGRVVQRGSYAELAGVEGPLRGMAEREAESELLVAAR from the coding sequence GTGAAACCGATCGACCCGCGTCTGCTCCGATACGCCCGGGCCACCGGTCTCTTCCTGGTGGCCGTGGTCGGACTGGGCGGCCTCGGTGCCCTGCTGGTCATCGCCCAGGCGATGCTCGTCGCCGAGGTCGTGGTCGGCGCGTTCCAGCATGGCCTGGCGGTCACGGAACTCCGCATTCCCCTCCTGCTGCTGGCGGCCGTGGCAGTCGGTCGCGGGCTTGTCTCCTGGCTCACCGAGCTCGCGGCGCACCGCGCGAGTGCCGCAGTGAAGTCGGAGCTGCGGGGGCGGCTGCTGGAACGGGCTACGACGCTGGGGCCCGGGTGGCTGAGCGGGCAGCGGACCGGGTCGCTGGTCGCCCTCGCCACCAGGGGAGTCGACGCCCTCGACGACTACTTCTCGCGCTATCTCCCGCAGTTGGGCCTCGCAGTGGTCGTGCCGGTGGCGGTGCTGGCGCGGATCGTGACCGAGGACTGGGTCTCGGCGGCCATCATCGTCGGGACCCTGCCCCTCATCCCGGTCTTCATGGTGCTGATCGGCTGGGCCACCCAGTCCCGGATGGACCGTCAGTGGCGGCTGCTGTCTCGACTGTCGGGGCACTTCCTGGACGTCGTGGCGGGGTTGCCGACCCTGAAGGTGTTCGGCCGGGCCAAGGCGCAGGCCGAGTCGATCCGGCGCATCACCGGCGAGTATCGGCAGGCGACCATGCGGACCCTGCGGATCGCCTTCATCTCCTCCTTCGCCCTTGAGCTGCTGTCGACGCTCTCGGTGGCGTTGGTCGCCGTGACGATCGGGATGCGGCTCGTCCACGGGGAGATGAACCTGTACGACGGCTTGGTCATCCTCATCCTGGCCCCCGAGGCGTATCTGCCCCTGCGGCAGGTCGGCGCGCAGTATCACGCGGCGGCGGAGGGGCTGGCCGCCGCCGAGGAGATCTTCTCGGTGCTGGAGACGCCGGTGCCGACGTCGGGTGCCGCTGCGGTGCCCGCGGGCGCGCTGGCCTTCGAGCAGGTCACGGTCACGTACCCCGGGCGCTCGGATGACGCCGTCGCGGACGTGTCCTTCCAGGTCGCACCCGGCGAGACGGTCGCGTTGGTCGGGCCCAGCGGCGCGGGCAAGTCGACGCTGCTGAACGTCCTGCTGGGATTCGTGCGACCGACCGAGGGACGGGTGCGGATCGGGGGAGCCGATCTCGCCGAGGTCGACCTGGCGGAGTGGCGGTCGCGCATCGCGTGGGTGCCGCAGCGGCCGCAGTTGTTCGCCGGGACGATCGGCGAGAACGTACGGCTGGCCCGGCCCGACGCCGACGAGGCCGCAGTACGAAGGGCGTTGGGGGACGCGGGGGCGCTGGAGTTCATCGACGCGCTGCCCCTGGGGGCCGACACCGTGCTCGGCGAGGACGGGGCGGGGCTGTCCGCCGGGCAGCGGCAACGGCTCGCGCTGGCCCGGGCGTTCCTCGCGGATCGGCCGGTGCTGCTCCTCGACGAGCCGACGGCGGCGCTCGACGGAGCCACCGAGGCGGAGGTCGTGGCGGCGGTACGGCGACTCGCGGCGGGGCGGACGGTGCTGCTGGTGGTGCACCGGCCGGCACTGCTGGGGGTGGCGGACCGGGTGGTGTGGCTGGCGGAGCCGGCTGTACCGGCTCCGGTGGAGGCCATGGCCAGGGTGTCCGCGGCACGTACGGTCGAGGACAGCAGCCCTGCTTCGGCCGAGCCCGGAACGACCGAGCCGCCGACACAGGCGCGCAGCGTTCTCTCTCGCGTCCGCGCCATGTCCGGTCCCCGACGAGGCCGACTCGCGCTCGCGCTGCTGCTCGGGAGCCTCGCGCTCGGCAGCGCCGTGGGTCTGATGGCCACCTCCGGGTGGCTGATCTCGCGGGCCTCGCAGCAGCCGCCCGTGCTGTATCTGATGGTGGCCGTGACGGCGACCAGGGCCTTCGGGATCGGCCGGGCCGTGTTCCGGTACGCGGAGCGCCTGGTGTCGCACGACGCCGTGCTGCGGATGCTCGCCGATACCCGGGTCGCCGTGTACCGGCGCCTGGAACGACTGGCGCCGGCCGGTCTGCGCACGGCGCGCCGGGGAGATCTGCTCTCACGGCTCGTCTCCGACGTGGACGCCCTCCAGGACTACTGGCTGCGCTGGCTGTTGCCCGCCGGTGCCGCCCTCGTGGTGTCTACGGCCTCCGTGGGCTTCACTGCCTGGTTGCTGCCCGAGGCAGGTGCCGCGCTCGCCGTGGGCCTGCTGGCTGCCGGTGTCGGTGTTCCGCTCATCACCGGGGCCGTGGCTCGCCGCGCCGAACGCAGGCTCGCCCCCGCTCGCGGGGAGCTGGCGACGCGGGTGACCGATCTTCTCACCGGGACCGCGGAGTTGACCGTCGCCGGTGCCCTGCCCGCCCGTACCGCCGAGGCACGGCGGGCGGACGGCGTTCTCACCCGGATTGCCTCACGCGCCGCCACCGCCACCGCACTCGGTGACGGACTCACCGCCCTGATCTGCGGCCTGACCGTCACCGCCACCGCCCTCGTCGGCGCCCAGGCGGTCGCCTCCGGGCGGCTCGGCGGGGTCGCCATGGCCGTGGTCGTGCTCACTCCGCTGGCAGCCTTCGAGGCCGTACTCGGGCTGCCGCTCGCCGTGCAGTACCGGCAGCGGGTGCGCAGGAGCGCGGAGCGCGTCTACGAGGTGCTGGACGCGCCCGAGCCCGTACGGGAACCGGAAGCTGCTCGGCAGGCGCCCGCCTCACCGTTCCCGGTCGTCCTCAAGGGGCTGACCACTCGGCACGAGGGCCAGGACCGGGACGCGCTCACGGGCCTCGACCTGAGCCTGGTGGAGGGCCGGAGGATCGCCGTTGTCGGCGCATCCGGCTCCGGCAAGACGACGCTCGCGCAGGTGCTGCTGCGTTTCCTGGACGCGGACGCCGGCGCCTACACCCTGGGCGGCGTGGACGCCTACAGGCTGCGCAGCGACGACGTACGGCGGCTGGTGGGGCTGTGCGCGCAGGACGCACATCTCTTCGACAGCTCGGTGCGCGAGAACCTGCTCCTCGCCAAGAAGGACGCGACCGAGGACGACCTGCGGGACGCGCTGAAGCGGGCCCGTCTGCTCGACTGGGCCGAGAGCCTGCCCGACGGGTTCGACACCCTGGTCGGCGAGCACGGGGCGTGGCTGTCCGGCGGTCAGCGGCAGCGGCTCGCGCTGGCCCGGGCACTGCTCGCCGACTTCCCGGTCCTCGTCCTGGACGAGCCCGCCGAGCACCTCGACCTGCCCACCGCTGACGCGCTCACCGCCGATCTGCTGGCCGCCACCGAAGGCCGCACGACCCTCCTCATCACACACCGGCTGGCAGGACTCGAGTCGGTGGACGAGGTGGTCGTACTTGATGAGGGACGGGTCGTGCAGCGGGGTTCCTACGCGGAGCTGGCGGGCGTGGAGGGGCCGTTGCGGGGAATGGCCGAGCGGGAGGCGGAGTCGGAGCTGTTGGTGGCGGCGCGCTGA
- a CDS encoding LacI family DNA-binding transcriptional regulator, with translation MTAAGKHQVSRAETSRRGSRPGRAGIRDVAAAAGVSITTVSDALNGKGRLPDATRRHVREVADRLGYRPSAAARTLRTGKSGLIGLTVTTYGDEPFTFTEFAYFAEMARAATSAALARGYALVILPATSRHDVWSNVALDGTVVIDPSDHDPVVSELVRQGLPVVSDGRPAGALPVTAWVDNDHEAAVLGILDHLADAGARRIGLLTGTTTDTYTHLSTTAYLRWCERVGQDPVYEAYPAHDPCAGAVAADRLLARPDRPDAVYGLFDPNGTDLLAAARRYGLRVPDDLLIVCCSESTVYASTEPPVTTLSLKPRRIGTAVVQLLIDAIEGVESDQPVEQVIPTELIVRTSSQRRAPRTTVSSPRSPEEK, from the coding sequence ATGACAGCAGCAGGGAAGCACCAGGTGAGCCGCGCGGAAACCTCCCGTCGAGGCAGCCGGCCGGGCCGGGCGGGCATCAGAGACGTGGCCGCCGCCGCCGGAGTCTCCATCACGACCGTCTCCGACGCCCTGAACGGCAAGGGCAGGCTCCCGGATGCCACCCGCCGCCATGTCAGGGAGGTCGCAGACCGGCTGGGCTACCGGCCCTCGGCCGCGGCCAGAACCCTCCGTACCGGCAAGTCAGGACTCATCGGCCTGACTGTGACGACGTACGGGGATGAACCTTTCACCTTCACCGAGTTCGCGTACTTCGCCGAGATGGCGCGGGCCGCCACCTCCGCCGCGCTCGCCCGCGGCTACGCCCTCGTCATCCTGCCCGCGACCTCTCGCCACGACGTGTGGTCGAACGTCGCCCTGGACGGCACCGTGGTCATCGACCCGTCCGACCATGACCCGGTCGTCAGCGAGCTGGTCCGGCAGGGTTTACCGGTGGTCTCCGACGGCCGCCCGGCCGGTGCCCTCCCGGTCACCGCCTGGGTCGACAACGACCACGAGGCCGCCGTCCTCGGCATCCTCGACCATCTGGCCGACGCCGGCGCCCGCCGCATCGGCCTGCTGACGGGGACGACGACGGACACGTACACCCATCTGTCGACCACCGCGTATCTGCGCTGGTGCGAGCGGGTCGGGCAGGACCCGGTGTACGAGGCCTATCCCGCGCACGATCCGTGCGCCGGCGCCGTCGCCGCCGACCGGCTGCTCGCCCGCCCGGACCGGCCGGACGCCGTCTACGGCCTGTTCGACCCGAACGGCACCGACCTGCTGGCCGCCGCCCGTCGCTACGGGCTGCGCGTTCCCGACGACCTGCTGATCGTCTGCTGCAGCGAGTCCACTGTGTACGCCAGCACCGAGCCGCCCGTCACGACGCTCTCTCTCAAGCCGCGCCGCATCGGCACGGCCGTGGTCCAGCTCCTCATCGACGCCATCGAGGGGGTCGAATCGGACCAACCGGTCGAGCAGGTGATACCGACCGAGCTGATCGTGCGCACCTCCTCGCAGCGGCGTGCCCCGCGCACGACGGTCAGCTCGCCGCGGTCACCCGAGGAGAAGTAG
- the hisC gene encoding histidinol-phosphate transaminase — protein sequence MSETSPKLRAELEGIPTYKPGKPAAADGPVAYKLSSNENPYPPLPGVLETVTAAVSSFNRYPDMACTSLMNELSERFGVPLSHLATGTGSVGVAQQLIQATSGPGDEVIYAWRSFEAYPIITQISGATSVKVPLTADDVHDLDAMAEAITERTRLIFVCNPNNPTGTVVKRAELERFLDRVPSDVLVVLDEAYREFIRDPEVPDGVELYRTRPNVCVLRTFSKAYGLAGLRVGFAIAHEPVAAALRKTAVPFGVSQVAQEAAIASLRAEDELLGRVGSLVCERNRAVEGLRAQGWTVPETQANFVWLRLGERTVDFAAACEQHGVVVRPFPGEGVRVTVGETEANDIFLKVAEAFQKEL from the coding sequence GTGAGCGAGACGAGCCCCAAGCTGCGCGCCGAGCTGGAGGGTATCCCCACGTACAAGCCGGGCAAGCCCGCCGCTGCCGACGGTCCGGTGGCCTACAAACTGTCTTCCAACGAGAACCCGTATCCGCCGCTGCCGGGGGTGCTGGAGACCGTGACGGCCGCCGTCTCCTCCTTCAACCGCTACCCCGACATGGCCTGCACAAGTCTGATGAACGAGCTGTCCGAGCGCTTCGGCGTCCCGCTCTCCCATCTGGCCACCGGCACCGGCTCCGTCGGCGTCGCCCAGCAGCTGATCCAGGCGACCTCGGGACCGGGCGACGAGGTGATCTACGCCTGGCGGTCCTTCGAGGCGTACCCGATCATCACGCAGATCAGCGGTGCCACCTCGGTGAAGGTGCCGCTGACGGCCGATGACGTGCACGACCTGGACGCGATGGCCGAAGCGATCACCGAGCGGACGCGGCTGATCTTCGTCTGCAACCCGAACAACCCGACGGGCACGGTCGTGAAGCGGGCCGAGCTGGAACGGTTCCTCGACCGGGTGCCGAGTGACGTGCTCGTAGTGCTCGACGAGGCCTATCGCGAGTTCATCCGTGACCCCGAGGTGCCGGACGGCGTGGAGCTGTACCGCACGAGGCCGAACGTCTGTGTGCTGCGCACCTTCTCCAAGGCGTACGGCCTCGCGGGCCTCAGGGTCGGCTTCGCGATCGCCCACGAGCCGGTGGCCGCGGCGCTGCGCAAGACCGCGGTGCCCTTCGGGGTGAGCCAGGTCGCACAGGAGGCGGCGATCGCCTCGCTGCGGGCCGAGGACGAACTCCTGGGCCGGGTCGGCTCGCTGGTCTGCGAGCGCAACCGCGCGGTGGAGGGACTGCGAGCACAGGGCTGGACGGTGCCCGAGACCCAGGCCAACTTCGTGTGGCTGCGGCTGGGGGAGCGCACGGTCGACTTCGCGGCGGCGTGTGAACAGCACGGCGTGGTCGTACGGCCGTTCCCGGGCGAGGGCGTGCGGGTGACGGTCGGGGAGACCGAGGCGAACGACATCTTCCTGAAGGTGGCGGAGGCGTTCCAAAAGGAGCTCTAG